One Dioscorea cayenensis subsp. rotundata cultivar TDr96_F1 chromosome 17, TDr96_F1_v2_PseudoChromosome.rev07_lg8_w22 25.fasta, whole genome shotgun sequence DNA window includes the following coding sequences:
- the LOC120280983 gene encoding uncharacterized protein LOC120280983 isoform X1 encodes MSLLFTHCKRRVGRRKRSRRRRRRRRSSKSSKMASALLSTAVRFMSRSPKTFAFKMITSKSLCTLCLSTKQMTRSKSVHNPRSCAAIASMQVGGKAKKSQIVIPDPDYRIPIVLLGLAGIFVYQENLLVAAPVGLLGLLLLFQTTRVRFVFDEEALEVKLGDQLQESGENVFVGGKNRWKYSTFVNWELWWPNFPILVYFKETQTKPEGQVHFFPVIFNGKQLYDVMVERASSSKTSLPK; translated from the exons ATGTCATTATTATTCACACATTGCAAGAGAAGAGTTGGAAGGAGGaagagaagtagaagaagaagaagaagaagaagaagctcgaAAAGCTCGAAAATGGCGAGCGCTCTCTTATCAACAGCTGTTCGCTTTATGAGCAGGTCTCCAA AGACATTTGCATTTAAGATGATCACCAGCAAATCCTTGTGCACTTTGTGTCTATCTACTAAACAAATGACAAGAAGCAAGAGTGTCCACAATCCTCGAAGCTGTGCTGCCATTGCCTCAATG CAGGTTGGAGGGAAAGCCAAGAAAAGTCAAATTGTGATCCCTGATCCTGATTACAGAATTCCAATTGTTTTACTTG GACTTGCAGGTATATTCGTGTACCAAGAGAATTTGCTAGTTGCTGCACCAGTTGGCCTCCTTGGGTTGCTTTTGTTGTTCCAG ACGACAAGAGTGAGATTTGTCTTTGATGAAGAGGCCTTG GAGGTGAAACTTGGAGATCAGCTTCAAGAATCAGGTGAAAATGTTTTTGTTGGTGGCAAGAACCGCTGGAA GTATTCAACATTTGTAAACTGGGAGTTATGGTGGCCAAATTTTCCAATATTGGTTTACTTCAAAGAGACACAGACAAAACCTGAAGGACAAGTCCACTTTTTCCCAGTGATCTTT AATGGAAAGCAGCTCTATGATGTTATGGTAGAACGAGCAAGTTCATCTAAGACTAGCTTGCCAAAGTAG
- the LOC120280983 gene encoding uncharacterized protein LOC120280983 isoform X2 yields the protein MSLLFTHCKRRVGRRKRSRRRRRRRRSSKSSKMASALLSTAVRFMSRSPKTFAFKMITSKSLCTLCLSTKQMTRSKSVHNPRSCAAIASMVGGKAKKSQIVIPDPDYRIPIVLLGLAGIFVYQENLLVAAPVGLLGLLLLFQTTRVRFVFDEEALEVKLGDQLQESGENVFVGGKNRWKYSTFVNWELWWPNFPILVYFKETQTKPEGQVHFFPVIFNGKQLYDVMVERASSSKTSLPK from the exons ATGTCATTATTATTCACACATTGCAAGAGAAGAGTTGGAAGGAGGaagagaagtagaagaagaagaagaagaagaagaagctcgaAAAGCTCGAAAATGGCGAGCGCTCTCTTATCAACAGCTGTTCGCTTTATGAGCAGGTCTCCAA AGACATTTGCATTTAAGATGATCACCAGCAAATCCTTGTGCACTTTGTGTCTATCTACTAAACAAATGACAAGAAGCAAGAGTGTCCACAATCCTCGAAGCTGTGCTGCCATTGCCTCAATG GTTGGAGGGAAAGCCAAGAAAAGTCAAATTGTGATCCCTGATCCTGATTACAGAATTCCAATTGTTTTACTTG GACTTGCAGGTATATTCGTGTACCAAGAGAATTTGCTAGTTGCTGCACCAGTTGGCCTCCTTGGGTTGCTTTTGTTGTTCCAG ACGACAAGAGTGAGATTTGTCTTTGATGAAGAGGCCTTG GAGGTGAAACTTGGAGATCAGCTTCAAGAATCAGGTGAAAATGTTTTTGTTGGTGGCAAGAACCGCTGGAA GTATTCAACATTTGTAAACTGGGAGTTATGGTGGCCAAATTTTCCAATATTGGTTTACTTCAAAGAGACACAGACAAAACCTGAAGGACAAGTCCACTTTTTCCCAGTGATCTTT AATGGAAAGCAGCTCTATGATGTTATGGTAGAACGAGCAAGTTCATCTAAGACTAGCTTGCCAAAGTAG
- the LOC120281308 gene encoding pre-mRNA-splicing factor CWC25-like — protein MNKGTTKLDEILSVGRTSKGRHGIGYIGESSSVKTEDSGVVFVKSKQRRRRRQRRKDEDKEDGPPCSTDPTRNCRSITEVRMRGTDSEEAHSRREESKDLGKAIVPYVSSQDVEVRETETSSQDLPSGVKDRDDLLRWVRESFPGAYVQRAEEDEQEDSTTVLVGEGSEEQQARDEDAVEKKANRAQAEETVGERSTDAPTSAKEEVATILSEVLGDLHRHAEAPTDTDHITGQVTTTPATSKSSHSSDEIPFKDRVAQITKGKKVVSEKKAQSRKKILKKEKVSKSKRKSFSDPEVEASPRHKKRCTEAAKQGEKPSASSKKEKKKKATQQAKDSDEDRFYDKASNKKFEYVEGRGVVVERMIDEGAFEKYGLASQLRQRSLYKSATFP, from the exons ATGAACAAGGGTACTACCAAGCTTGACGAGATTCTATCAGTTGGAAGAACTAGTAAAGGCcgacatggtattgggtatattggagaaaGCTCAAGTGTCAAGACAGAAGACTCaggagttgtgtttgtcaa AAGTAAGCAAAGGAGAAGGCGAAGACAGAGAAGAAAAGATGAGGACAAAGAGGATGGCCCGCCGTGCTCCACCGACCCCACAAGAAATTGTCGCTCGATTACGGAAGTAAGGATGAGAGGGACCGATTCGGAGGAAGCCCACTCAAGGAGAGAAGAATCAAAAGATTTGGGGAAAGCGATTGTCCCTTATGTTTCTTCTCAGGATGTTGAAGTAAGAGAAACGGAAACATCGTCTCAAGATTTGCCTTCAGGTGTCAAAGACAGAGATGATCTCTTGAGATGGGTTCGTGAGTCTTTTCCAGGTGCTTATGTTCAGAGAGCAGAGGAAGATGAACAGGAGGACTCCACTACTGTTCTAGTAGGAGAAGGTTCAGAAGAGCAACAAGCTAGGGATGAAGATGCTGtagaaaaaaaagcaaaccGAGCACAAGCAGAAGAAACTGTTGGAGAAAGAAGTACAGATGCTCCCACTAGTGCTAAAGAAGAGGTTGCTACTATTCTAAGTGAAGTTCTGGGTGATCTACATCGACATGCTGAAGCACCTACAGATACTGACCATATCACTGGACAAGTTACAACAACTCCTGCAACATCAAAAAGTTCACATAGTTCTGATGAGATCCCATTCAAAGACCGTGTTGCCCAGATTACTAAAGGGAAGAAAGTAGTGTCTGAAAAGAAGGCCCAGTCAAGAAAGAAAATCCTGAAAAAGGAGAAGGTTAGCAAGTCCAAAAGAAAGTCTTTCTCTGATCCCGAAGTAGAAGCTTCCCCGAGGCACAAGAAAAGGTGTACTGAAGCAGCAAAACAGGGGGAGAAACCATCAGCAAGctctaaaaaagaaaagaagaagaaagcaacccaACAGGCAAAAGACAGTGATGAAGACAGATTTTATGACAAAGCATCCAATAAGAAGTTTGAATATGTTGAAGGGAGAGGAGTTGTGGTTGAAAGGATGATTGATGAAGGAGCTTTTGAGAAGTATGGCTTAGCGAGTCAACTGCGACAAAGAAGTTTATATAAGTCCGCCACTTTTCCGTAA